Proteins encoded by one window of Sediminicoccus rosea:
- a CDS encoding N-carbamoyl-D-amino-acid hydrolase, translating into MPRRVTLAAAQLGPIQKAEGRDVAVGRMVRLMEHAHRRGVEVVVFPELALTTFFPRWYEEDIAKADHWYEHAMPSNETAPLFEAAKKYGIGFHLGYAEKTPDGHRYNTAIYVHPSGQVVLKYRKVHLPGHKEYDPIRKVQHLEKRYFEVGDLGFPVIRAPVGQQEANIGMMICNDRRWPEAWRVMGLQQVEIVMLGYNTPSLNMDNRGFEAHHLRVEHSHLSIRAGCYQNACFGVATAKGGTEDGHELFGHSIIVNPQGEIMAQATSWGDELITADCDLDDCKLGRTTIFNFAAHRRPEAYGRILEQVGSVEPPVWTPA; encoded by the coding sequence ATGCCGCGCCGCGTCACCCTCGCCGCCGCCCAGTTGGGCCCGATCCAGAAGGCCGAAGGCCGCGATGTCGCGGTGGGCCGCATGGTGCGGCTCATGGAGCACGCGCATCGCCGCGGCGTCGAGGTCGTGGTCTTCCCCGAACTGGCGCTCACCACCTTCTTCCCGCGCTGGTATGAGGAGGACATCGCCAAGGCGGACCATTGGTATGAGCACGCCATGCCCTCCAACGAGACGGCGCCGCTCTTCGAAGCCGCGAAGAAGTACGGCATCGGCTTTCACCTGGGCTATGCCGAGAAGACGCCCGATGGCCACCGCTACAACACCGCGATCTACGTGCACCCTTCGGGCCAGGTCGTGCTGAAATACCGCAAGGTCCACCTGCCCGGGCACAAGGAATACGACCCGATCCGCAAGGTGCAGCACCTGGAGAAGCGCTATTTCGAGGTGGGCGACCTGGGCTTCCCCGTCATCCGCGCGCCGGTCGGCCAGCAAGAGGCCAATATCGGCATGATGATCTGCAATGACCGCCGCTGGCCTGAGGCGTGGCGCGTCATGGGGCTGCAGCAGGTCGAGATCGTCATGCTCGGCTACAACACGCCTTCGCTCAACATGGACAATCGGGGCTTCGAGGCGCACCACCTGCGCGTCGAGCATTCGCACCTCTCCATCCGCGCCGGCTGCTACCAGAATGCCTGCTTCGGCGTGGCGACGGCCAAGGGCGGCACGGAGGATGGGCATGAGCTCTTCGGCCATTCCATCATCGTGAACCCGCAGGGCGAGATCATGGCCCAGGCGACGAGCTGGGGCGACGAACTCATCACCGCCGATTGCGACCTGGACGACTGCAAGCTGGGCCGCACCACCATCTTCAACTTCGCCGCCCATCGCCGGCCCGAAGCCTATGGCCGCATCCTGGAGCAGGTGGGCTCGGTCGAGCCACCGGTCTGGACGCCCGCCTGA
- a CDS encoding ABC transporter substrate-binding protein, with the protein MAIRRRHLPLVAAPALLSLETRQAMAQDPRRVIRSVPIGDLRALDPIWTTTYLTRNHGYLVWDTLFAMDAQNRPQPQMVDEFGVSGDRREWTFRLREGLRWHDGAPVRAADCVASIRRWGARDGMGRALMRVTESLEARDDRVFVLKLSRPVGFVLEALGKIDSNVPFMMPERLARTDPNTAITEVVGSGPFRFIREQWNPGARVVYERFREYVPRAEPPSQAAGGKVAKIDRIESLYTPDVATAANGLTTGEFDLLESPAPDLVPRLSRTRDVVVAPNDPLGYQFFMALNHLHPPFNNVAARRALMAVIRQPDFLMASIGRDIPSRECGANFGCAPGADAGFEALGWPRMTDAEAAAAFRAAGYDGRPIVVMNPADNATLAPLALMTAEALRRLGANADVIASDWSGVVQRRASRNPPAQGGWNIFCTNATITGIQNPLLNVFVGHCEGGWFGWPCDARVQALNDAWTFEADPARQREILTQLEKLHVETVTNIPLGQYRGVIAHRRNIRGMLPGPALFYWNLEKV; encoded by the coding sequence ATGGCCATCCGCCGCCGCCATCTGCCGCTCGTCGCCGCCCCCGCGCTCCTCTCGCTCGAAACGCGCCAGGCCATGGCGCAGGACCCGCGGCGGGTGATCCGCTCCGTCCCGATCGGCGATCTGCGCGCGCTGGACCCGATCTGGACCACCACCTACCTCACGCGGAACCACGGCTATCTGGTGTGGGACACGCTCTTCGCGATGGACGCGCAGAACCGCCCGCAACCGCAGATGGTGGACGAGTTCGGCGTGTCAGGTGACCGGCGGGAATGGACCTTCCGCCTGCGCGAGGGGCTGCGCTGGCATGATGGTGCCCCGGTGCGCGCGGCGGATTGCGTGGCCTCGATCCGCCGCTGGGGGGCCAGGGACGGCATGGGCCGCGCCCTGATGCGCGTGACCGAGAGCCTGGAGGCGCGGGATGATCGCGTCTTCGTGCTCAAGCTCTCGCGCCCCGTGGGCTTCGTGCTGGAGGCGCTGGGCAAGATCGACAGCAACGTGCCCTTCATGATGCCCGAGCGCCTGGCCCGCACCGACCCCAACACCGCCATCACGGAGGTGGTGGGCTCCGGGCCCTTCCGCTTCATCCGCGAGCAATGGAACCCGGGGGCGCGCGTGGTCTATGAGCGCTTCCGCGAATATGTGCCGCGCGCGGAGCCGCCGAGCCAGGCGGCGGGCGGCAAGGTCGCGAAGATCGACCGCATCGAGAGCCTCTACACGCCCGATGTCGCGACGGCCGCCAATGGCCTGACGACGGGTGAATTCGACCTGCTGGAGAGCCCCGCGCCGGACCTGGTGCCGCGCCTCTCCCGCACGCGCGATGTGGTCGTGGCGCCCAATGACCCGCTGGGCTACCAGTTCTTCATGGCGCTGAACCACCTGCACCCGCCCTTCAACAATGTGGCGGCGCGTCGGGCGCTGATGGCGGTGATCCGCCAGCCGGACTTCCTCATGGCCAGCATCGGGCGGGACATTCCGTCGCGCGAATGCGGGGCCAATTTCGGCTGCGCGCCGGGCGCCGATGCGGGCTTCGAGGCGCTGGGCTGGCCGCGCATGACCGATGCCGAGGCGGCCGCCGCCTTCCGCGCGGCGGGCTATGACGGCCGCCCCATCGTCGTGATGAACCCGGCCGACAATGCGACACTCGCGCCGCTCGCGTTGATGACGGCCGAGGCGTTGCGGCGGCTCGGCGCCAATGCCGATGTGATCGCGAGCGACTGGAGCGGCGTGGTGCAGCGCCGTGCCTCCCGCAATCCGCCGGCCCAGGGCGGCTGGAACATCTTCTGCACCAACGCCACCATCACGGGCATCCAGAACCCGCTGCTCAACGTCTTCGTCGGCCATTGCGAGGGCGGCTGGTTCGGCTGGCCCTGCGATGCGCGCGTGCAGGCGCTGAACGACGCCTGGACCTTCGAGGCCGACCCGGCCCGGCAGCGCGAGATCCTGACCCAGCTCGAGAAGCTGCATGTGGAGACGGTGACGAACATCCCGCTCGGCCAGTATCGCGGCGTGATCGCGCATCGCCGCAACATCCGGGGCATGCTGCCTGGCCCGGCGCTCTTCTACTGGAACCTGGAGAAGGTCTGA
- a CDS encoding amidohydrolase family protein, with translation MPQPILLRGVAWAALWDAAQQRQTYGRDLDILIEGGKIASVAPHAGDAPPPEGAEVVDARHMLVMPGLMNIHTHPTTEPAYRGVRDDHGVPEQFMSGLFERSQSMRLDQAGQAAAMRLAYAEMLAAGVTSVVDLSRPFPEWLGIMAESGMRVWAGPGYAAARWGMEAPQTVTWLWNREDAVRQFAAAKAVMKEAEAHACGRLTGIVFPAQIDTVEEEMLRESIAYAAETGRPFTTHISQAVVEIHEMIRRHGETPIQWASRIGLLTPRSILGHAIFVDEHSSIRWHTRTDIGLIADSGASVAHCPSPFARYGEHLQDFGKYRARGINMGFGTDCAPHNLIEEMRLAVILARNADRNLHAADAGSVFHAATVGGADAVGRPDLGRLTPGATADVTLVDLGHPLMQPPRDPVRSLVFHAADRAVRRVIVGGETVWADGKPTRLNVAEAAGILAESQARMLRDAARHDYAGRDGDVIAPLSLSMWHGRNAAVN, from the coding sequence ATGCCGCAACCCATCCTCCTGCGCGGCGTCGCCTGGGCGGCGCTGTGGGACGCGGCGCAGCAGCGCCAGACCTACGGCCGCGACCTCGATATCCTGATCGAGGGCGGCAAGATCGCCAGCGTCGCGCCGCATGCGGGCGATGCGCCGCCGCCCGAAGGCGCGGAGGTGGTGGATGCGCGCCACATGCTCGTCATGCCGGGCCTCATGAACATCCACACCCACCCGACGACCGAGCCCGCCTATCGCGGCGTGCGCGACGACCACGGCGTGCCCGAGCAGTTCATGAGCGGCCTGTTCGAGCGTTCGCAAAGCATGCGGCTCGACCAGGCGGGGCAAGCGGCGGCGATGCGCCTCGCCTATGCCGAGATGCTGGCGGCCGGTGTGACCAGCGTGGTGGATCTCTCCCGCCCGTTTCCCGAATGGCTCGGCATCATGGCCGAGAGCGGCATGCGCGTCTGGGCGGGGCCTGGCTACGCCGCCGCGCGCTGGGGGATGGAGGCGCCGCAGACCGTCACCTGGCTGTGGAACCGCGAGGATGCCGTGCGGCAATTCGCCGCCGCCAAGGCGGTGATGAAGGAGGCCGAGGCGCATGCCTGCGGCCGGCTCACGGGCATCGTCTTCCCCGCGCAGATCGATACCGTGGAGGAGGAGATGCTGCGCGAGAGCATCGCCTATGCCGCGGAGACCGGCCGGCCCTTCACCACCCATATCTCCCAGGCGGTGGTGGAGATCCATGAGATGATCCGCCGCCATGGCGAGACGCCGATCCAATGGGCGTCGCGCATCGGGCTGCTGACCCCGCGCAGCATCCTGGGGCACGCCATCTTCGTGGACGAGCATTCCTCCATCCGCTGGCACACCCGCACCGATATCGGGCTGATCGCCGACAGCGGGGCGAGTGTGGCGCATTGCCCTTCGCCCTTCGCGCGCTATGGCGAGCACCTGCAGGATTTCGGGAAATATCGGGCGCGCGGCATCAACATGGGCTTCGGCACGGATTGCGCGCCGCACAACCTGATCGAGGAGATGCGCCTCGCCGTCATCCTCGCGCGCAACGCCGACCGGAACCTGCATGCGGCGGATGCGGGCAGCGTCTTTCACGCGGCCACGGTGGGTGGTGCGGATGCGGTGGGAAGGCCCGATCTGGGGCGCCTGACGCCTGGGGCGACGGCGGATGTGACGCTGGTGGATCTCGGCCACCCGCTCATGCAGCCGCCGCGCGACCCGGTGCGGAGCCTCGTCTTCCACGCGGCCGACCGTGCGGTGCGGCGCGTGATCGTGGGCGGCGAGACGGTCTGGGCGGATGGCAAGCCGACGCGGCTGAACGTGGCGGAGGCGGCGGGAATCCTGGCCGAATCCCAGGCGCGGATGCTGCGCGACGCGGCCAGGCATGATTACGCCGGCCGCGATGGCGACGTGATCGCGCCGCTCAGCCTCTCGATGTGGCACGGCCGGAATGCGGCGGTGAACTAG